The nucleotide window GCAATCAAAACTATCCAGTTGGCATCTTTTACCGTCAACAGGTAGGTAAAAGAGAGAGTCAGAATGTAAGCCATCGGGTCGTTACTGCCGCTTTCCAGTTCCAACAAAGGTTTCAGGTTGCCTTTCAGTCCGATGCTGCGCGAACGAAGAATGGAGAAAACCGCCGCCGCATCGGTCGACGAGACGATGGCCCCGATCAGCATTCCTTCTACCAAGGACCAGCCGGTTACCCATGAAACAAACCATCCCACGACAACTGCGGTAAGAATTACTCCCAGCGTGGAGAGCGTGAGTCCCTGCCAAACAATGGGTTTGATGTCTGCTTTGCGGGTTTCGAGGCCACCCGAAAAAAGGATAAAGCTAAGTGCGATTGCACCTACGAATTTGGTGATTTTAGGGTCGTTGAATACGATTCCTCCGGGGCCATCCTGCCCGGCGAGCATTCCTACAAGGAGAAAGAGCAAAAGCGTAGGAATGCCAAATCGGGTTGTCTTGCTTGCCAGCAGGCTGACAAAAAGCAGGATCGACCCGATTAACAGAATATTATCGAGCGTAATGTTCGAAAATAGTGGGGCGGTAACGTCTGATAGCACCATCCGGGATCAGTTAGTCTTCGTTTGATAAATCGGTTAGCGGTTGATAGATGGGATGCCGGTCGATAAATACTTTTACGAACGGACAGGTCGGTATCACCTTCAAATCGTTTTCCGTTGCGTAATCGAGTGCAAAACGGGTTAGTAGCGAACCTATGCCCCTTCCTTCCAACGGCTTCGGAACCAGCGTATGATGCAGATCCAAAGTGCCGTCACCGCGTACATAGTCGATGTGAGCCAGATGACCTTCGAGCGAAAGTTCGAATCGGCTCTTTTGTTCGTTGTGAATAATAGTGTGTTCCATATCCTTAATATTTACCGTTTAATGCAAATATAAGGCCAAAAAGGACGTTCGCTGCGGGGTTCGGTGAATTTTATCCGATCACTGCTTTTGCAAAAGGAGGAAGAGCGATGTCGCAATATTCACCTTTCTGGAACTTGTAATAACCGGTAATGGCAATCATTGCAGCGTTGTCGGTGGTGAAAGAGAACTTCGGGATATAGACATTCCAACCGTATTTTTCACCATGTTCCACAAAAGCGTTGCGCAGTGCCGAGTTGGCCGAAACTCCTCCGGCTACAGCCACTTCATTGATTCGTAATTCTTTGGCTGCTTTGCGTAGTTTCTGCATCAAAATATCCACCACAGTACTTTGCAGCACGGCACACAAGTCATTTTTGCGTTCTTCGAGGAAATTCGGATTTTTCTTCAGCTCGTCACGAATCATGTACAAAAACGAAGTTTTCAATCCGCTGAAACTGTAGTTGTAACCCTCTATCGACGGTTTGTTGAGCGTGAATGCTTTCGGATCGCCCTCTTTTGCCAGGCGGTCAATTACCGGACCGCCGGGGTAAGGAAGCCCCATCACTTTGGCGCACTTGTCGAATGCTTCACCGGCCGCGTCGTCGATGGTTTGCCCGATCACTTCCATCTCGAAGTGCGATTTAACCAGTACTATTTGCGAATTGCCGCCCGAAACAAGCAAGCAAAGGAAAGGAAATTTTGGGGGATTGAAAGGCGTATCTTTCTCCTGGATAAAATGAGCCAGCACGTGTCCCTGCAAGTGGTTAACATCCACCAACGGAATATTCAGCGACTGCGAGAATCCTTTGGCAAACGAAGTGCCGACTAACAGCGAACCCATCAGGCCCGGGCCACGGGTAAAGGCCACAGCGCTCAGGTCTTCACGTTTGATACCGGCACGGTTCAATGCGGCATCTACCACAGGAATGATGTTTTGCTGGTGTGCACGCGACGCCAGTTCGGGCACTACGCCACCGTAAGCTTTGTGCACATCCTGATTGGCTGTTACGTTCGACAACATAACGCCATTTTGAATAACTGCGGCAGAAGTGTCGTCGCAGGAAGACTCTATACCTAAAATTGTGATATCCATATTAGTTGCTGCTAAGAATCAAAATATTCGCATCGCAAAAGCCCATCAACGAGCCCCGACACGAAAAGCAGTGCAAAGTTACGATTTTTTGAATGAATAGGCGGAATCTACTGACCATAATATAGTAATTACGCATTTAAGATTTTGAAAAGGGGTTTCCACCCCTGTGACCCCGACTTCCTTTTTGTCTTGCCACAAAAAGGAAGCAAAAAGGTCAAGGCTATGCCCGCTTCGCTCAAAAAACCGGCGTTCGTCAAGCTAAATTGTCCAAACTTGTCCCTTCCTTTCGTCAGGAGCTTCAAACAATGGACAATTTTACGCTTGCCTCTCTTGTTTTTTGGCTCTCCGGACAAGGCCGATCCCAATCTGACGTAGCAACATTTATAAATTAGAACTACATATTTCCGCTGCTTATAAGGATTTTATTCACAGTTTATAATCGTTGCATGCATCCTGCCTTTTCTGCAACATTGCATTTTGAATTCGTTTTACATGTCAGCCCCTTCTCCGTGGTTAATCTCAGAACTTAACAGCACTATAGGAGGGGCGTTAGCCCTATTGTCTTGGTAGCAAATCCAACGGCGCAACAAGAGTGAGGGGCGTAGCCCTGATATCTGTATTTGAATTTCGGTGTAAAAAGACATCAGAGCTACACTCCTTTGGTTTCATTCAATGCCAAGTTCTACCAAGAGTACAGGGTTACACCCCTATAAATCAGGCTTGAAAAGCCCGATCTTAATACAACCTGAAAGGTTAGACAAGTTTCAAACAATGTCTTTTTTCACGAATCGTCATATAATTCGTATCTTTGTACATCATCAAAAACAGCAAGCCCGACTATGGAAAATCATCCTGAACAGTTTGACGACATTTGCCCGCTGCACAGCAACCAGGTGCCCGAAGCGGTAAAAAGTTTACTTTCAGAACCCAACTTTGTAGGAGTTTTACAATATCTGTTCCCCCAGATTCCGCTCGAAAAGGTTATTGCGCTTTTTCAAAGCGTCCAAACCGTAGACGATTTTCAGCGTAAGATCGACTATCCGTTTCTGAAGCAACTCGAAGCGAAGACAAGCAAAGGAATCGATCTGGAAGGAGCCGAAAAACTGGACAGATCGATCAATCATCTCTTTATCTCGAACCACCGGGATATCGTGCTCGACTCAGCTTTTCTGTGTGTTGAACTGATCGATGCCGGCTTCGATACCGTCGAAATTGCCATCGGCGACAACCTGTTGATTTATCCCTGGATTGAAACGTTGGTACGCCTGAACAAGAGTTTTGTGGTGCGTCGCGGCGTAAGCGGACGCGGACAATTGCAGGCCTCGCAGCATTTGTCGCACTACATGCGTTATGCCCTGAGTGATAAGCATCAGTCCATCTGGCTGGCACAACGCGAAGGACGCGCCAAAGACGGAAACGACCGCACACAGGAGAGCCTTTTGAAAATGCTCAACATGTCGGGCGAAGGTTCTATTACCGACAACCTGAGCAGCCTCAATATCTGCCCGCTGACCATCTCGTACGAATACGATCCGTGCGACTACCTGAAAGCGAAAGAATTTCAACAAAAACGGGATAACCCCGAATATAAGAAAAGCCCCGCCGACGACCTGCTCAACATGCAGACCGGCATTATGGGCTACAAGGGTAAAATCGTCTATCGTCTTGCCGGAAACATTGCCGACCGCATCAAAGCCATGCCGGCTCTACCCCGCGGCGAACAGTTTGCTGCTGTTGCACAACTCATCGACAGCCTTATCCACAGCAATTACGAGATTTACGACAACAACCGGATTGCCTACGACCAGCTCAATCCTGACAAAAAAACAGGCGGTTATACGCCGGAAGCCGAAGCTGCATTCCTGAAATATATCGACGAACGTATCGCTAAAATTGATCTGCCCGACAAAGACGAGCATTTTTTGCGATTCAAACTGTTCGAAATGTATGCCAATCCACTTGTAAATCAGCTGGAAGCATTGCAAAAGAAATAATCAAAAGCATATCTGCAAAAAATGAAACGAACAATTATATTGTCCCTGTTAGCCATCCTTTTGCTCGGTGGCTATTCTTGCTCCGTGCAAAACCCACTGGCATCTACCAAAGCCGATAATAACAAATCGTACGAAGTAGAGTATTTGTTTGAGCACGATGGTTGCAAAGTGTACCGCTTTATGGATAAAGGTCATTATGTCTATTTTACCAACTGCAAGGGCGATGTCACCAGCATAGAAAATGATTCTACCCGTGTACGCGTAATGAACGCAAAATCCATTTCGAAGTAAATTTTCCTCTCCGGTCAGATGTATCTGTCGGAGGATTCTATTATCACCGTTGGTTTCAACCGGCGGATGGCAATATTGAGTTTGTTCATCATTAACCTATAACCTTAAAAGTCTAATTTGTCATGAAGAAAATCTATTCTTTTGTTATGC belongs to Paludibacter jiangxiensis and includes:
- a CDS encoding GNAT family N-acetyltransferase, encoding MEHTIIHNEQKSRFELSLEGHLAHIDYVRGDGTLDLHHTLVPKPLEGRGIGSLLTRFALDYATENDLKVIPTCPFVKVFIDRHPIYQPLTDLSNED
- the tsaD gene encoding tRNA (adenosine(37)-N6)-threonylcarbamoyltransferase complex transferase subunit TsaD encodes the protein MDITILGIESSCDDTSAAVIQNGVMLSNVTANQDVHKAYGGVVPELASRAHQQNIIPVVDAALNRAGIKREDLSAVAFTRGPGLMGSLLVGTSFAKGFSQSLNIPLVDVNHLQGHVLAHFIQEKDTPFNPPKFPFLCLLVSGGNSQIVLVKSHFEMEVIGQTIDDAAGEAFDKCAKVMGLPYPGGPVIDRLAKEGDPKAFTLNKPSIEGYNYSFSGLKTSFLYMIRDELKKNPNFLEERKNDLCAVLQSTVVDILMQKLRKAAKELRINEVAVAGGVSANSALRNAFVEHGEKYGWNVYIPKFSFTTDNAAMIAITGYYKFQKGEYCDIALPPFAKAVIG
- a CDS encoding 1-acyl-sn-glycerol-3-phosphate acyltransferase, which encodes MENHPEQFDDICPLHSNQVPEAVKSLLSEPNFVGVLQYLFPQIPLEKVIALFQSVQTVDDFQRKIDYPFLKQLEAKTSKGIDLEGAEKLDRSINHLFISNHRDIVLDSAFLCVELIDAGFDTVEIAIGDNLLIYPWIETLVRLNKSFVVRRGVSGRGQLQASQHLSHYMRYALSDKHQSIWLAQREGRAKDGNDRTQESLLKMLNMSGEGSITDNLSSLNICPLTISYEYDPCDYLKAKEFQQKRDNPEYKKSPADDLLNMQTGIMGYKGKIVYRLAGNIADRIKAMPALPRGEQFAAVAQLIDSLIHSNYEIYDNNRIAYDQLNPDKKTGGYTPEAEAAFLKYIDERIAKIDLPDKDEHFLRFKLFEMYANPLVNQLEALQKK
- a CDS encoding DUF4884 domain-containing protein is translated as MKRTIILSLLAILLLGGYSCSVQNPLASTKADNNKSYEVEYLFEHDGCKVYRFMDKGHYVYFTNCKGDVTSIENDSTRVRVMNAKSISK